atatttcgCGTGATTATAATCTTGAAAAGCATATAgctttatagtttattttccagaatttcttagaaaaataaaatatatattatttttttatctcgtattataatacatctcataaatatatatattagaaatgtatttacctatctaattaatttcatacatatcatatatttttaattttatttacatttagaaTCATTCTTTGGCCagtattcataatttattcttatatatttaagatcgtctTAAAATTCTATCTGATTGGCTGAACGAGTCTTAAGACAATCTAAAACACGACTTAAAATgagcttaaatataaaaacaaactaTAAATATCGGCCTTTAATTGGAATGATTGCATCGTGCCACACACACCATCTATTTCTAATGATATATTCCAATCatagacatatataaatagatcgAGCATTCCTCATATTTcgtaatgttttaatatatagtacaAGGCTTAAGTAAACAAGAAgagaaaataacatatatatgcttTATAGTTGTTGTAGAATATAGCATTGAATTTATGATTCAGGACAAAGAAATCTTTGCTTTTTTCTCTTGATTGATCGCTATTAAATGCTAATTTACCCTACGAGTAGAATTTCGAAACGCATCTTTATCTGCATTACACGAATGACATATCACGTAAGAGCAGGTAACAGCTGTCACAAAATTGGCGGGAAACGGTTCGTTTAGATCAGCTGTTCCGACTCTACAACATGTTTGTTTGCGAGAGATATATCTTTCATCTCTAAAATTGTGATAAGGGAATTGTATGAATTGTTCATTCATATGTAAAGTGATGAGTACGATGGATACGATTTGCACGGAAAAGTTTTACGGCACCAAAATACGGAAGCGCAAATTCAAGTCTAATGTTAGTTGGGTAAAAACACATCGGGTTATGCCATCGCATATATTAGGTCCGACGCAGTATTGGCGAGAATTTCACAGACAAGTCGATGCCCTGACAGCAGCTGTCAAAAATAGCACTAAAACAGACACGCTTTGCACATTTGCGTATCAACGGCCCAGCGATGGTAGTCGCAGATTCATCGTTGCTCACCCAGAGGTCTATTGGTGGCATTACAAGGCAAAACCGCAAGAAGAAAGATGTTCATACGAGGTGAATATCTGAAcctgaatatatttattttaatacatattaaaaattattaaaacagttaaatatttctctcttgaaTTTCAAGatagaaaagtatatacaatatatagtttgaaaacaaaaataaacataataaacattgtttcgcattactttttttcattattatcattattatctgTCAATTATGTAAATTGATACATTTGAGTGTCAACTTTATTGCTACATTGTAATAATCTATAGAATCTACGCAtacattattcatatattttttcataattatataaaatttttaatgtacttctctctctcttgttacataaagttttcaaaaattgttataaattttcaacagGTAATACCAAAAGATTCACCATGTTGGTTGTACCTGGATTTAGAATACCTGGTGGAATTAAATCCACTATGCAATGGCTCACGCATGACTAGGACgttaatagatattatacGTGTATATTTACTTACCTATTATCAATTGTTGTGTGATAGAAACAACTTTTTAATACTGGACTCTACATCCAGTACAAAATTCAGCAGACATGTGATTTTCACTATGAAAGACATGGCCTTTAAGGATAATTCACATGTTGGAAAGTTCATCAAAACCATATACAATGATATTATGCTCTACCTAAAATCAGATACACAGGTGCATGGAATTTTAAATCAGTTTAATAAAGCAGATATCGAGGAACTACTTGTAGAAACAAACCATggcaaaaaattgtttgttgACAATAGCGTTTACACAAAAAATAGACAGTTTAGAATATATCTTTCCACCAAATGGGGAAAACAATCATATTTAACGGTTTCTGCAGATTGTACGCACAATCCCATAAATAAATGCAGAGAAAAGGAGTTAGGAATCTTTTTGGATTCCTTGATATCGTATTTTCCAAACAAACAAAACTTAATTTTGCTCGAGTTTTTTAATCGGAGTAATATAAAAGCTCAACTTTACTCCAAGATATCAACGCAATACAGTCACGAAGATGATAATCAAATCTCACCATATCCTGAAatagacaaatatattaacagtGTTGTTGATCCCGGCAAAATACGTATCGTTAAATATTCTGATAAGCTCAAAATATTGAGATACGAAATTTATGGTAACAGGTAATACAATGATAAtcagttattaatattcttttctatatatctacttctctatatataaaagaaataatataaaaaacatatcttTCTACATTGTTTTATAGATACTGTGAAAACATTGGCAGGTGTCATAAaagcaacaatatatattggaTTGTggatttaaataagaaaaaaatgtaccaGAAATGTCATGATGAAGACTGCTCAGGTTTTTTGTCTGCACCAAAAAGTTTGCCAGAAGAAATTGCTTTCAAGCTTGATATAGAAGGTGATACTCTTATATCTCATGCAATGATagatgaaaatattgtatagcatgaaaaatttaaaaattattttaaaaacttaaatatactatttgtatataaacataattttttatatgaaactgtacatttttattttcttaataaatctattttgtggcatatcttttttcaagaataataatgccctttaatttaaatctacaaattatatgttttatatttagtagAAATAGAGCATTACAAAATAAACGCCAGATATATTGACATGACATACGTATAATTAGCACATacgatttatttacataatgattattctattgaaaattattacaattgcaTTTTCTATAAGATTTCCTTatacgataatatatattatgtatacttgaagaatatttatataatattttttattctctttattttcttattcttaggcataataatatatgaatatatattcttatacttATGTATTCcatatgtatttacattttctgtgcaaatatgtatatattatatatgtatatgtatatatatatatatatatatatatatatatatatatatatacacaatataaaacaatcaagatattttgtatatatgaatgtataattttagaaagaggaaa
This Anoplolepis gracilipes chromosome 12, ASM4749672v1, whole genome shotgun sequence DNA region includes the following protein-coding sequences:
- the LOC140671664 gene encoding DNA-directed primase/polymerase protein; this translates as MNCSFICKVMSTMDTICTEKFYGTKIRKRKFKSNVSWVKTHRVMPSHILGPTQYWREFHRQVDALTAAVKNSTKTDTLCTFAYQRPSDGSRRFIVAHPEVYWWHYKAKPQEERCSYEVIPKDSPCWLYLDLEYLVELNPLCNGSRMTRTLIDIIRVYLLTYYQLLCDRNNFLILDSTSSTKFSRHVIFTMKDMAFKDNSHVGKFIKTIYNDIMLYLKSDTQVHGILNQFNKADIEELLVETNHGKKLFVDNSVYTKNRQFRIYLSTKWGKQSYLTVSADCTHNPINKCREKELGIFLDSLISYFPNKQNLILLEFFNRSNIKAQLYSKISTQYSHEDDNQISPYPEIDKYINSVVDPGKIRIVKYSDKLKILRYEIYGNRYCENIGRCHKSNNIYWIVDLNKKKMYQKCHDEDCSGFLSAPKSLPEEIAFKLDIEGDTLISHAMIDENIV